The window CAAGTGAAACCCGTCAAGGCGCAATTACGGAGCGGAGTCGCCGCGACGGGCTCCCCACCCTCGTGACTACGACACAGGCATCCTTCGTACACTCCTTCGATCTTGCCCGGGAGCGCAGGGCTGGGACAGCAGGACGCCCCGACCACGACTGAGACGGCCTTGTCCACGCAGGTCCGGCGTTTGGGCGGTGTCAGTGCTGTCGCCTACGCTTCTGGTTCTACTGGCAGCGCCTGCTCGTAGAGCTGCCGCGACTACCGGACGAGCCGGCCCGGGCTAGTGCTGGCACGGCTGTCACCGGCAATAGCGAGCAGACGGCTGCCGATGGCAGAGGAACACGTCGGCGTCCGCCCTGAGTGCGGCGCCACCGAGAGGAGGTCTCATGGCATCTGAGCGCCTTGAGGTGGTCGAGATCTGTGCGGGCGCGGGCGGTCAGTCCCTCGGCCTGCACAACGCCGGGTTCAGGCACAAGCTCGCCCTTGAGCTCGACGAGAACGCCGCGAAGACCCTCCGCCACAACCTCGCCCGGCTCCTGAAGGAGGAGGGCTCCAGTCCCGAGGACGCTGATCGCGAGGCCGAGTCCGTCGTCCGGGTCGGGGACGTGGCCGATGAGTCACTCTGGGATCACGCTGCGCACAAGGATGTCGACCTCCTCGCAGGAGGCGTCCCCTGCCCCCCCTTCAGCATCGCCGGCAACCAGCTCGGTGCTACCGACGAGCGCGACCTGTTCGCCTGGGCCGTGCACCTGTGCAGGGACATCCAGCCGAAGGCCCTGCTGCTCGAGAACGTCAAGGGTCTGAGCGGCAACCGCTTCTCCGCCTACCGGCAGCACATCCTCGAGCTGCTCCACGATGCCGGATACGTCGGTGAGTGGCGCCTGCTGGAGGCACACCAGTTCGGGGTCTCCCAGCTGCGGCCGCGGTTCGTCCTGGTCGCCCTGCGGAAGGAGTTCGCCGAGTACTTCCAGTGGCCCGAACCGTCCACGGTGCCGGCCCCCACCGTGGGGGAGCTTCTCAAGGACCTCATGGAAGCAAATGACTGGGCTGCTGAACACGTG of the Kitasatospora sp. NBC_01246 genome contains:
- a CDS encoding DNA cytosine methyltransferase — protein: MASERLEVVEICAGAGGQSLGLHNAGFRHKLALELDENAAKTLRHNLARLLKEEGSSPEDADREAESVVRVGDVADESLWDHAAHKDVDLLAGGVPCPPFSIAGNQLGATDERDLFAWAVHLCRDIQPKALLLENVKGLSGNRFSAYRQHILELLHDAGYVGEWRLLEAHQFGVSQLRPRFVLVALRKEFAEYFQWPEPSTVPAPTVGELLKDLMEANDWAAEHVEAWAKKASAIAPTIVGGSKKHGGADLGPTRAKAAWLKLGVDGMGVADTAPGPEKDGDHIPRLTTAMVARIQGWCGENAHWEFPGRKTTVYRQIGNAFPPPVAEALGRAIASALQKEKKRPDSVESGRPDLDPVYVLLRHHPDKALTAQRIADLIARSGGKKLPVPEIERRIAHIERDFHVEKAARSSGELAYQLGEFKAFIGQQDHARHDYFAQHRGKVS